One genomic window of uncultured delta proteobacterium includes the following:
- the pyrK gene encoding Dihydroorotate dehydrogenase, electron transfer subunit: MQTPDFTIDSPPILPLCREVSVLSLERRASPETGGGELFTLRLRSPGWDAWLPGQFVMIRPHRVSRPDILWARPFSISHADTEELRIVFQVAGRGTADMLELERGETVTVWGPLGNGFAVSRSGPTLLLAGGIGIAPFVGYIEHHPAPETLRLEFGHKHHIDCYPFMECRDAHCSLSEELFPAASHRETCPEDLTRFVAVMDEAIRDVAGRGGLVLACGPMPFLKAVRQFALHHNARAQLSLETRMACGVGACLGCVVKSTAAKSRQAVPVPDGFAYVQTCTNGPVFWADQIDLTE; encoded by the coding sequence ATGCAGACTCCGGATTTCACGATCGACTCCCCCCCCATTCTTCCCCTGTGCCGCGAGGTTTCCGTCCTGTCCCTCGAACGCCGCGCATCTCCGGAAACGGGCGGCGGCGAGCTGTTCACCCTGCGGCTGCGTTCCCCGGGCTGGGATGCCTGGCTGCCCGGCCAGTTCGTCATGATCCGCCCGCACCGCGTATCGCGCCCGGACATCCTTTGGGCCAGGCCCTTTTCCATTTCCCACGCGGACACGGAAGAATTGCGCATTGTGTTCCAGGTGGCCGGGCGCGGCACGGCGGACATGCTGGAGCTGGAACGCGGCGAGACCGTCACGGTCTGGGGGCCGCTCGGCAACGGGTTCGCCGTGTCCCGGTCCGGCCCGACGCTTCTCCTCGCGGGCGGCATCGGCATCGCGCCCTTCGTGGGGTATATCGAGCACCATCCCGCGCCGGAAACGCTGCGCCTGGAATTCGGGCACAAACACCACATCGACTGCTACCCCTTTATGGAATGCCGCGACGCCCACTGTTCTCTTTCCGAGGAACTGTTCCCGGCCGCGAGCCACCGCGAAACCTGCCCTGAAGACCTGACCCGGTTCGTGGCCGTCATGGACGAGGCCATCCGGGATGTGGCCGGGCGGGGCGGTCTGGTTCTGGCCTGCGGCCCCATGCCGTTCCTGAAAGCCGTGCGGCAATTCGCCCTGCACCACAACGCCAGGGCCCAGCTTTCCCTGGAAACGCGCATGGCCTGCGGGGTCGGCGCCTGCCTCGGCTGCGTGGTCAAGAGCACGGCGGCGAAAAGCAGGCA